The following DNA comes from candidate division KSB1 bacterium.
CACTATTTTGATATTTCGATTCTGTCGCCGCTTTTCAAATTCAGCGCTTTTGAAAGATTACCCTGGTTTATCGCCACTTCAAAAACCTCTCCGCTGCCGAACAAACCTAAGTACCCGCCGGTGGCAACATCCCCGTAGGCCTTTACAAAATCAACGCTAAATTCACGGCTTCCAACTCTTACTTTTAAGGTGCCACCCAGTGACCAGCCCAATTCCTCGAATTGACTTTTTTGAATGTTGGATATTACGTTTCCATAATCATCGACCACTACAATTTTACCCACAACTTTGTCGTCGACGATCCTTGCCTTCTCGGAATCAAATCTGACATAATCGGTTAATTCCTTTCCAAGCTGCTCAATGGCAACTCCGCGAGACAAGTGACCTCCTGCAGGCCCGAAAATATCCCGGCCGTGAAATGTGCTGGACATCTTGTCCTTTTGCATGACATCGGGATTACTAATTTCAAAAATTGCCTCCAACCCAAACTTCTCGATAACCAATGAAAAAATTCCATTATCCGGTCCAATATAGAATTTGCCGTCGCTGGTTTTTACCGCGATTGGTTTTCGCTCGGTGCCAACACCCGGATCTACGACCACCACAAAAATAGTCCCGGCGGGATATTCGACCGCCGATTTCAAGAGGGTGTACGCCCCCTCTTCAACGTTAAATTTGGAAATGTAGTTGGAAATATAATCAATCCTGGCATTCGGATTTACTTTATAGATTGCTCCTTTAATCGCTCCGATATAAAAATCCTTCTCACCGAAGTCGGTCATAAGAATGATAAGCGGCTGCGGTTTAGAGCAGGAAAATAAAATCAAACCTGAGAGTAGCAGCAGAAGAATTAATTGAGTAAATAAATTTCTGACCTGGAATTTCAATTTCGCCACCTGCAATATTAGTTAACAGAACATTTTTCTTAGAGTCGCTTATTGGCGAGTCCTCATGGCAATGATAAACAAATTCGTCTATCAAAGCAAGTTAAATATCCATATCCCTTTGCTTTGAAAATACAACAAACGTATGATTAGCAAGCAATTCCTGTTGCCATAAATAGAAATTTTCTGTAAGTTTACACATATTAAAAAAAAACAAAAATTATCCTGTGACTCAAAATTACGCATTCCAGAAAATACCGGTTATCGATATTTCTTCTCTCGTTCAAGTTGACATCAACGAAGGGGAAAAAATGAAAGCCGCCTTGGAAATAAAAAATGCCTGCCGAAATGTGGGATTTTTTTATGTCAAGAATCACGGTATTTCAAAAGACCACATCAAAACTGTTTTTTCCGAAATCAAACGGTTTTTTGATTTACCGATCGAAGAAAAAATGAAAATTCATATTGGCAAATCAAATATTTTCCGTGGATACACGCCAATCGGAAAAGAGCTGACCAACGACAAAAGAGACTGGCATGAGTCGGTAGATTTTGGGCTTGACCTAGCAATCGATCACCCTGAAGTCTTAGCCGGAAAGCCATTACAAGGACCCAATCCATGGCCGGAAAATCTGCCTGATTTTAGAAAGATTCTGACAAAGCATTGGGATCTGATGCTGAACCTTGGCAGCAGAATTACAGAAGGGCTTGCCTTAAGTTTAAAGTTAGAACAGAATTACTTCCAGCAGTTTACAAGCAAGTCCCAAAGCTCGATGAGAATCCTGCACTACCCGCCCTACCAGATACATGAGCCTGCGAAAAATATTGGAGATGGCATTGGAGCGCATATTGATTATGGGTTTCTAACAATACTGGCACAGGATGCCATCGGCGGGCTCGAGGTTAGAAATGCGGCGAATGAGTGGATTCCGGCGCCGCACATTCCGGGTACATTCATTATTAATATGGGTCATATGACGCAGAGATGGACAAATGATTTTTATAAAGCCACTCTTCATCGAGTGAGATCAAAGCGAAACAAAAGCCGGTACTCATTGCCTTTCTTTTTCGAACCAAACTTTGACACTGTTGTCGCTCCATTGGAAAGCCTTTGCAGCCCTGAAAATCCGCCGGGCTATGAACCCTTTCATTTTGGGACTTATCTTATAGAAAAATTTACCCGCAGCTATGCTGAGAACATCATAGAAGATTAAACATGCCGTCGGAATCAGAAGAGACCAAAAAACGAGGATTAGGCTTATGGATGAGTACAGCCCTGGTTGTTGGAAATATGATTGGGTCGGGAATATTTCTCCTCCCTGCATCGCTTGCAGCATACGGTGGTATCAGCATCTTTGGCTGGCTATTTACAGCAACCGGAGCTATGTTGCTGGCGCTGGTTTATGCCCGTTTGAGTGGCATCATGCCGAAGACGGGTGGACCTTATGTCTACATCCAGGCCGGCTTCGGTGATTTCGCCGGATTTCTGGCGGCGTGGGGTTATTGGATATCAATCTTCGTTGGCAATGCCGCGATTGCTGTGGGCTTTGTTGGGTATTTTGCTTTCTTCTGGCCGGCGCTTGCATCCAACTCTTTATTGGCAGCCGCTGTGGCTTTAGGAAGCATTTGGCTGCTGACCTGGGTCAATGCGATGGGGGTGCGCACCGCCGGCTTCGTACAGCTCATTACTACCGTACTCAAGATTCTACCGCTGGTCGTCATCGGTACGCTTGGATTTCTGTTCTTTAAGATCGATAACTTCACACCTTTCAATGCGAGTGGGGGCTCCTCGTTCTCCGCTATTACTGCATCGGCGGCCTTGACCTTGTGGGCGTTCCTGGGTCTTGAATCTGCTACAATTCCCGCTGATGATGTAAAAGACCCAACGCACACAATTCCGCGGGCTACACTTCTGGGAACCTTGTTTTCTGCCATTATCTACATCCTGGGAACAGTTGCGGTCATGGGAATCATTCCGCCGACCTCACTGGCCAACTCTACGGCGCCCTTCGCGGACGCCGCGAATTCGATCTGGGGCTCGTGGGCTGGCTACGCCGTAGCGGCCGGGGCCGCTATCTCGAGTTTTGGTGCGCTTAATGGCTGGATTCTCTTGTCGGGGCAAATCCCTCTTGCGATAGCCCGGGATAAGCTTTTCCCGGAAAAATTTAGCCGGCTTTCAAAGAGAGGGACCCCGGTTTTTGGACTGGTGGTGTCAAGCGTGCTCGTTACCGCGATCATGGCAGTGAACTACACCAAAAACCTGGTGGAACAGTTCACTTTCATTATTCTGCTTTCAACCCTGACCGCTCTTTTCTTATATACTCTATCAACCATGTCAGAGTTAATGATCTCTATCAAAGAACGCGGGAAGCTCAGTGGAGGGAAGTTATTAAAAACGACTATCCTTTCGGTGTTAGCGTTTCTTTATACGCTCTGGGCAATAGCTGGTGCCGGTCAGGAAGTCGTCTATTGGGGGTTTTTGCTCATTATGTCCGGTGTACCGGTATATGTTTGGCTTAAATGGCGAAACGCATGAATGACGTTGGTGCAAAAGGGCATTATTTGAAATTCTAAGGACGTAGGATGCCTATCCTGCTACATAAGATATCCTGATTGATGATCCTAACGTCCTTAAGTAATCATAACTTCAGTATTTTCAATTTAGGAATATTTTGCAAACTACCTTATTGCACCTACGTCATGAATAGCATTTCACAAAAAATTTCTGCTTGCGTAGACTCATTAAGCGCTGAACTTTTCAGCTTTATTCAAACTTTAGTCCAAACCCCAAGTTTATCCGGTAAGGAACAAGAAATTCAGCAACTGATTGCCGCTAAGTTAAAAAATTTGAACCTGGAAGTCGATATTGTACCGTCCATTCTTGAGGAACTTAAGGATCACCCGGCATTTTGTGACGATGGCATCCCATTTAAAGACCGCATCAACGTGGTTGGACACTGGAAAGGCACATCCCAAGATAGTAAAGCAAATTCTCTGATTCTAAATGGTCATGTCGATGTTGTTTCAACGGGCAAAGAAGAATTATGGCACGACTCGCCCTGGAGCGGCAAAATTGAAAATGGCAAACTGTATGGTCGTGGCTCCTGCGATATGAAATCCGGGCTTGCTTCCGGAATTTTTGCCATCGCGGCATTGCAAAAACTGGGATTCCAGCCGGCAAAAGATGTCGTTGTTGAAAGTGTCATCGGTGAAGAAAGCGGCGGAATCGGTAGCTTAACTACGATTATTAAGGGATATTCTGCCGATGCAGTCATCATTTTAGAGCCAACTCAACTGAAATTGTGCCCGGTGCAAGCGGGAGCCCTCACGTTTCGGCTGAAAGTCGAGGGGCAGTCAATCCATGCCTGCATGAAAAAGTATGGCGTGAGCGCGATTGAAAAATTTTATCAAATTCTGCGAGCCATAGACGAACTGGAGAAGCAACGCCACAACGCTTTTAATCATTCTTTATATGAAGACCGCATGAATGTAGCCCCGATCAGTATCGGCACGATCAAAGGTGGAGATTGGCACTCTACCGTTCCTGAGGAAGTAACTGTTGAAGGCAGGTATGGCGTGATGCCCGGTGAATCTATCGACGCAGCAAAGCAGGTTTTCACCGCGAGCTTGCGCCAGGTTTGCAAGTCAGACCCCTGGCTCAAAGAGCATCCGCCAGAGCTGGAGTGGTTTGAAGGACAGTTTGAGTCGGGTTTTACGGACGTCAAAGAACCTATAATTGCAAGCCTTTCTAAATCTCATCATGAAGTCATGGGCGAAAAACCTAAACTGGAAGGTGTGACTTACGGCTCGGATTTGAGATTATTCACCCATCACGGCAAGATGCCAGCCGTCTTATACGGACCCGGAGATGTTCGAAACGCACACGCGGTAAATGAATACGTTTCTTTGGAGGAAGTGTTGAAATGTACTAAAGTTTTAGCTTTAACGATTTCTGAGTGGTCATTGGAAACGAAATGAGAATCAGACTCGTTCCAAAAACCGGTCATTCAGGATTTTAGTAACTCGATTAGCTTGACATTCAATTTTTTTTAAAAAACCCACTCTAAAAAGTAGAATCAAGTAAATTAAAATTCAGCGAATCCCATTAATTTAAAAGGTCAAACTATGAACTACGACTGCCAATCGATGGTCGCGCCCATAAAGCGGCTTTTGCTCAAACATCCCAAAGATGCTTTCATTAATCAACAAAAGGCTCAAGAACAATGGCGAGAGCTCAATTACCTGGGCTGTCCCGATTATGAAAAAGCCCTCGATGAATACGAACACTTCGTAGGCCTGTTAAAAGGTCACGTCGATACAATTCATTATTTGCCGCAAAATCGCGAAACTAGTCTCGATTCCATTTATGCTCATGACCCGGTTATTGTAACAAAACGGGGGGCGATTCTCTGCAATATGCGAAAAAAACAGCGCGAAACCGAACCGAATGCCATTCGAGAATTTTTGCACGAAATTGATGTTCCAGTTCTCGGCCGTATTTCCGGCGAAGGTCGGCTTGAAGGTGGCGACGTCGTTTGGATCGACGAACATACGCTAGCCATAGGACAAGGCTACCGCACCAATGCCGAAGGCATCCGGCAACTGCGGGAGCTGACAAAAGATTTTGTGGACGAATTGATTTCGGTGCCTTTGCTGCACTGGCAAGGCCCTGAAGCCGTGATGCATTTGATGTCTTTTATCAGTCCAATCGACCGCAATTTAGCAGCGGTATATTCGAGGTTGATGCCGGTGCCGTTTCGCGAGTGGCTTATCGCACGCGGCATAAAATTGCTCGAAGTTCCGGATTCGGAGTATGAAAGTATGGCTTGCAATATTCTGGCCGTGGCGCCCGGAAAATGTATCATGCTCTCTGGTAATCCGCAAACTAAAAAAATGCTGGAACATGAAGGGGTCGAGGTCTGGGAGTATGAGGGGAAAGAAATTTCTCTGAAAGGCGCCGGTGGACCCACCTGTCTTACCAGGCCAATTCTTCGTGAGTAGTTCAGGATTTAATTTCCTAACAAATCATCCAAAATAGCCTTCCCCTTTGCAAATTCCAGAGCCCCGTTCACAATCACAGGCTCGCTACTTTTGTTTTTTCCATAAAAAATATTTGTAGGGAAAAATCGCAACCCCATGGCATCGAAAACCTTACGGTCTTTGTCCAAGTAAACATCAAATTCCAGTCCCAGACTTTTGGCTAAGGCTCGGGCCTGCTCGATAGTTTTGACCGGATCAATGTTAATGGCGAGCAAAACGATTTCATTGCCATATTCGTGGTAAATTTTGTTTAAAACCGGGACTTCATACCGGCAAGCCTGGCATCCAGCTGACCAAAAGTTGACGAGGATTACATCTGAGCTGTGCTTGTCAATAAGACTTTGATAACTCGACAAACCATTAAGTTCACGTTTGGATTGGGTTGGTGCTTCTGAGTCAACAACGGGATTTTGATTGCCGCAGTTTGCCCAAAGAATTAATGATGCCATGGCAATAACAAATTGAGCTCTCTTCATTAGAAACCTCCCAATTTTTCAATTCAGCTTTTGATTTTTTCTAATCTTTAGTTTAGCGCGTTCTAGCAATTCTAGCGTTCCGACCTCCTGAGGATTTAACTCAAGGACTTTTTCAAATTGTTCAACAGCCGCCTTAAACTCATTTCGATTGAAATAAATCTCACCAAGTTTGCGATTCAAATCCGGGTTTTTTGGCTGAACCGGAATTAGGCGCTGCAATTTCTTTATCTCGTCTTCCTGCAAGCTTAACCGGTGAAAAGTTGCCATCTCCTTTTTACTTTCCTCCATGCGCTCCAATTTGAGCAGGGCCCGGGCTAAATTATAGTGGGCAGATAAATGATTCGGCTCAAGCCGGACTACCTGCTTAAACTGGTCAACCGCCTCTTCCTCTTTATTTATTTTCAAATAAGCTGAGCCCAATTGATAATGTACTTCAGCATCCTCCGGATCGAGCACCAAAGCCTTTTGAAAAGCAGAAATAGCCTGCTCAAAATCGTTGTTTCGTAAAAAAATGAGCCCTAAAAATAAGTAGGCTTTGGGTTGATTTTTGTTCAGAGCTAACGTCTTTTGTAAAAATGGAACGGCCACTTCATATTGAGTCAAATCGAAATGGGCGACGCCAAGCTTATAATAAGCCTCGGCGTTCGTTGAATCTGCCCGCAATACTTTTTTGTATTCCTGAATTGACTTTAAATGATCGTCCTGGCTCTTATAAATATTGCCCAGCTTCAGATGACTTTCAACTAAAGTGGAATCGTACTTAAGGGCAGCGAAATAGTAATTTTGGGCTACCTCAACTTTTCCGAGTTTTAGATAAGTGTCTGCTAAATTTTTATAAATTTCACCATTTCCTGGATTGTAGCGAATTGCCTTTTCAAAAGCGGCCGTGGCTTGATCGAGTCGGTCTAATCTTTGGTAACACAATCCCAGGTTGTTGTACCCCGGACCAAAATTTGGTGTCAGTTTTACAGTTGCCTGGTACTCTGGGATCGCCCCCTCATAATTTTCTCTATCAAAATAAACATTGGCCAGGTAAAAACGAGCCCGTGGATCCTCCGGAGTCAATTCTAATGATTTCTTAAGCGCTGATTCGGCCTGATCCAGCTGTTTAAGTTTTTGATAGGTCAGGCCCAAATTCCGATACGCCAAAGCATAGTTTGGATCGGCGGCAACAGCCTTATTGTAATTATGCAGGGCCTTTTTCAGCCTTTGAGTCAGCCGTAAAACCGTACCCTTATTATTGTAAGCACCGGCGTAGTTCTGATTATACCGTAGAGCCTCGTCGTATTGAGTCAATGCCTCAGAATAATTGCGCAATTTAAAGAACAGGTTTCCGAAGAAGTAGTGGGTTTCAGAATCATCCGGTTGAATTTGCAGGGCTCTATTGTAAGTTTTGAGTGCATCGCGAAACATATTTTTTTTATAATAAAGACCAGCCAAATATTTATGGCCGAGAAAATGCGAAGGATTCAATTTGATCACATTTTCATAAGCATCCATTGCATTAATGAGTTTATCCTGCTGTTCATGAATTCGCCCCAAATAAAAAATCGGCTCCGGATTGTCCGGTGAAAGCTTCGCGCAAAGTTTAAATTTCGTTAATGCTGCATCGAGTTTGTTTTGCTCAAAAAGCTCAAGCCCTTCCAGAAAATGATGCTTAAAATCTTCCTGGGAATTCGCCCAAATAACATTTGATGAGCGAAGAGCAAGTGTGAATATTAGCAATAAGTACTTTATTTCTTTTCGCATTTTTAAGTTTTTATGAATTAAAGTTGACCGAAAACATAATTTTTACTGTCTTTGCGAGCGTTTCTCAGCGAAGCAATCTCCTGATTAGGCCGGTGTAGGATTACTTCGACAAAAGCTTGTCCTGAGCAAGTCGAAGGAACGCCTCGCAAAGACGGCCACATCTAGAGATTTCGGTCAATCACTGATTAGTGCTGGACCGAACCACTAATTACTTTTAAGGTTCTCTTTTCGCAGCCCCTGATAAGCAATTGATTTATATTTATTAAATTGACTATCCGGTTGGCCCGGCAGTAGTTGGATCTTATTCAATCGAATCAACGCATTATCGAACTGACCTAACTGTAAAGAGTTTCGCACGGCCTCCATTCGCATTTTAATTTCCAGGTCCCGCCCGTTCCAGTCGGAAGAATTCAAGGTTAACGCTCTTCCCAAAGCTTGCAAAACAGCTTTTCTATCGCCTTGCCAACGACGCTTGAAAGCTTCTAATGTCCAGGCCCTGCCCTGGCGCGTCTGTTTAACCAGGTCAATCAAATTTTGCTTGTTCGGATGTGAAAGGATATTCTTAAGAGTGATTTCACTTTTCTGTCTAATTTCGTTGAAGGGTATCGTTCGGGCGCTGTGATTAAAAATATTTCGAGGGGCCGAATATTCTAAAAGTACATTGTCATCCGTATTTACAGGATATTCTCTCGTGAGAATTTGAACCTGTTTTTCATCAGCTAGATAATAACTTAGAAAAGTGGGGACATCGCTAATGAGCAGCCTGGACAAATCTTTTTGAACCGGTATCTCAGACAAAGATTTCGTAACCCGTTTATAATCGATGCTCTGGGGTTCCATGCTGCCGATGAATAGATAATCCACACCCGGGATAGATTCCCAAACGGAAACATATTCAAAAACACTTGCAAAAGTGGCTAAGACAGTGAGGAAATCTTGTTTGCTGATTCGATAGGCCGGAAGCCATTGGCAAATCAGGCCCCCCGGGTTTAATCGCTCACGACAGTTCTCCAAATGTTCCTGAGTAAAAAGCATAGCCATCCCCGCCATCCATGGATTGGAGGGCTCAGAGATGATCACGTCATATTTTGAAGAGGTTAAATCAACATGATTCCTGGCATCGGTTACAATAAGATTCAAGCGATTGTCTAAAAAAGGACGGTTATTTAC
Coding sequences within:
- a CDS encoding SAM-dependent chlorinase/fluorinase; this translates as MKFQVRNLFTQLILLLLLSGLILFSCSKPQPLIILMTDFGEKDFYIGAIKGAIYKVNPNARIDYISNYISKFNVEEGAYTLLKSAVEYPAGTIFVVVVDPGVGTERKPIAVKTSDGKFYIGPDNGIFSLVIEKFGLEAIFEISNPDVMQKDKMSSTFHGRDIFGPAGGHLSRGVAIEQLGKELTDYVRFDSEKARIVDDKVVGKIVVVDDYGNVISNIQKSQFEELGWSLGGTLKVRVGSREFSVDFVKAYGDVATGGYLGLFGSGEVFEVAINQGNLSKALNLKSGDRIEISK
- a CDS encoding isopenicillin N synthase family oxygenase, which translates into the protein MTQNYAFQKIPVIDISSLVQVDINEGEKMKAALEIKNACRNVGFFYVKNHGISKDHIKTVFSEIKRFFDLPIEEKMKIHIGKSNIFRGYTPIGKELTNDKRDWHESVDFGLDLAIDHPEVLAGKPLQGPNPWPENLPDFRKILTKHWDLMLNLGSRITEGLALSLKLEQNYFQQFTSKSQSSMRILHYPPYQIHEPAKNIGDGIGAHIDYGFLTILAQDAIGGLEVRNAANEWIPAPHIPGTFIINMGHMTQRWTNDFYKATLHRVRSKRNKSRYSLPFFFEPNFDTVVAPLESLCSPENPPGYEPFHFGTYLIEKFTRSYAENIIED
- a CDS encoding amino acid permease, which encodes MPSESEETKKRGLGLWMSTALVVGNMIGSGIFLLPASLAAYGGISIFGWLFTATGAMLLALVYARLSGIMPKTGGPYVYIQAGFGDFAGFLAAWGYWISIFVGNAAIAVGFVGYFAFFWPALASNSLLAAAVALGSIWLLTWVNAMGVRTAGFVQLITTVLKILPLVVIGTLGFLFFKIDNFTPFNASGGSSFSAITASAALTLWAFLGLESATIPADDVKDPTHTIPRATLLGTLFSAIIYILGTVAVMGIIPPTSLANSTAPFADAANSIWGSWAGYAVAAGAAISSFGALNGWILLSGQIPLAIARDKLFPEKFSRLSKRGTPVFGLVVSSVLVTAIMAVNYTKNLVEQFTFIILLSTLTALFLYTLSTMSELMISIKERGKLSGGKLLKTTILSVLAFLYTLWAIAGAGQEVVYWGFLLIMSGVPVYVWLKWRNA
- a CDS encoding ArgE/DapE family deacylase; the encoded protein is MNSISQKISACVDSLSAELFSFIQTLVQTPSLSGKEQEIQQLIAAKLKNLNLEVDIVPSILEELKDHPAFCDDGIPFKDRINVVGHWKGTSQDSKANSLILNGHVDVVSTGKEELWHDSPWSGKIENGKLYGRGSCDMKSGLASGIFAIAALQKLGFQPAKDVVVESVIGEESGGIGSLTTIIKGYSADAVIILEPTQLKLCPVQAGALTFRLKVEGQSIHACMKKYGVSAIEKFYQILRAIDELEKQRHNAFNHSLYEDRMNVAPISIGTIKGGDWHSTVPEEVTVEGRYGVMPGESIDAAKQVFTASLRQVCKSDPWLKEHPPELEWFEGQFESGFTDVKEPIIASLSKSHHEVMGEKPKLEGVTYGSDLRLFTHHGKMPAVLYGPGDVRNAHAVNEYVSLEEVLKCTKVLALTISEWSLETK
- a CDS encoding amidinotransferase → MNYDCQSMVAPIKRLLLKHPKDAFINQQKAQEQWRELNYLGCPDYEKALDEYEHFVGLLKGHVDTIHYLPQNRETSLDSIYAHDPVIVTKRGAILCNMRKKQRETEPNAIREFLHEIDVPVLGRISGEGRLEGGDVVWIDEHTLAIGQGYRTNAEGIRQLRELTKDFVDELISVPLLHWQGPEAVMHLMSFISPIDRNLAAVYSRLMPVPFREWLIARGIKLLEVPDSEYESMACNILAVAPGKCIMLSGNPQTKKMLEHEGVEVWEYEGKEISLKGAGGPTCLTRPILRE
- a CDS encoding TlpA family protein disulfide reductase, whose translation is MKRAQFVIAMASLILWANCGNQNPVVDSEAPTQSKRELNGLSSYQSLIDKHSSDVILVNFWSAGCQACRYEVPVLNKIYHEYGNEIVLLAINIDPVKTIEQARALAKSLGLEFDVYLDKDRKVFDAMGLRFFPTNIFYGKNKSSEPVIVNGALEFAKGKAILDDLLGN
- a CDS encoding tetratricopeptide repeat protein encodes the protein MRKEIKYLLLIFTLALRSSNVIWANSQEDFKHHFLEGLELFEQNKLDAALTKFKLCAKLSPDNPEPIFYLGRIHEQQDKLINAMDAYENVIKLNPSHFLGHKYLAGLYYKKNMFRDALKTYNRALQIQPDDSETHYFFGNLFFKLRNYSEALTQYDEALRYNQNYAGAYNNKGTVLRLTQRLKKALHNYNKAVAADPNYALAYRNLGLTYQKLKQLDQAESALKKSLELTPEDPRARFYLANVYFDRENYEGAIPEYQATVKLTPNFGPGYNNLGLCYQRLDRLDQATAAFEKAIRYNPGNGEIYKNLADTYLKLGKVEVAQNYYFAALKYDSTLVESHLKLGNIYKSQDDHLKSIQEYKKVLRADSTNAEAYYKLGVAHFDLTQYEVAVPFLQKTLALNKNQPKAYLFLGLIFLRNNDFEQAISAFQKALVLDPEDAEVHYQLGSAYLKINKEEEAVDQFKQVVRLEPNHLSAHYNLARALLKLERMEESKKEMATFHRLSLQEDEIKKLQRLIPVQPKNPDLNRKLGEIYFNRNEFKAAVEQFEKVLELNPQEVGTLELLERAKLKIRKNQKLN